The Citrifermentans bemidjiense Bem genome window below encodes:
- the rpsL gene encoding 30S ribosomal protein S12: MPTINQLIRHGRESKGDKSTAPALRSCPQKRGVCTRVYTTTPKKPNSALRKVARVRLTNGVEVTSYIPGVGHNLQEHSVVLIRGGRVKDLPGVRYHIVRGTLDSVGVKGRMKSRSKYGAKRPK, from the coding sequence ATGCCAACTATTAATCAGCTTATTCGTCATGGTCGGGAGTCAAAGGGTGATAAATCCACTGCTCCGGCACTCAGGAGCTGCCCGCAGAAGAGGGGCGTTTGCACTAGGGTTTACACCACAACCCCGAAGAAACCGAACTCCGCACTCCGTAAGGTGGCGAGGGTAAGGCTTACCAACGGCGTTGAGGTGACCTCCTACATTCCCGGTGTTGGTCACAACCTCCAGGAGCACTCCGTTGTCCTGATCAGGGGCGGCAGGGTCAAGGACCTTCCGGGTGTTCGTTACCACATCGTCCGCGGCACGCTCGACTCCGTCGGCGTCAAGGGTCGGATGAAGAGTCGTTCGAAGTACGGGGCCAAAAGACCCAAGTAA
- a CDS encoding 50S ribosomal protein L23 — protein sequence MNIYDVIKKPLITEKTTVEKDDKNVIAFVVNGAANKIEIKAAVEKLFNAQVSAVNTVNVAGKTKRTAKGIGKRSNWKKAYVTLKEGSNVDFFEA from the coding sequence ATGAACATTTATGACGTCATAAAGAAACCTCTCATCACTGAGAAGACCACGGTTGAGAAAGACGACAAGAACGTCATCGCTTTCGTGGTGAACGGCGCGGCCAACAAGATAGAGATAAAGGCGGCCGTCGAGAAGCTCTTCAACGCGCAGGTTTCCGCCGTGAATACCGTCAACGTCGCCGGCAAGACCAAGCGCACCGCCAAGGGCATCGGCAAGCGTTCTAACTGGAAGAAGGCATATGTGACCCTGAAAGAGGGTTCCAACGTCGATTTCTTCGAAGCATAA
- the rpsG gene encoding 30S ribosomal protein S7: MPRRREVAKRVILPDPKYADRVVAKLINIIMLDGKKSTAEKALYGAMEIAAGKAGEEPVKVLKKCLDNIKPMLEVKSRRVGGSTYQVPVEVRPERRVSLAMRWLVKYSNTRSEKTVTDKLAGEILDAYNNRGSAVKKREDTHKMAEANRAFAHYRW, translated from the coding sequence ATGCCAAGAAGAAGAGAAGTAGCCAAGCGGGTAATTCTTCCGGATCCTAAATATGCGGATAGGGTAGTTGCCAAGCTCATCAATATAATCATGCTGGACGGCAAGAAGTCGACCGCAGAGAAGGCCCTGTACGGAGCGATGGAAATCGCGGCCGGCAAGGCAGGCGAAGAGCCGGTCAAGGTGCTCAAGAAGTGCCTGGACAACATCAAGCCGATGCTCGAAGTCAAGTCCCGCAGGGTCGGCGGTTCGACCTACCAGGTTCCGGTCGAAGTGCGCCCCGAGCGCCGCGTCTCCCTGGCAATGCGCTGGCTGGTGAAGTACTCCAACACCAGGAGCGAGAAGACCGTCACCGACAAGCTGGCCGGTGAGATCCTCGACGCGTACAACAACCGCGGTTCCGCGGTGAAGAAGCGCGAGGATACCCACAAGATGGCAGAGGCCAACCGCGCCTTCGCCCACTACCGCTGGTAG
- the fusA gene encoding elongation factor G, which produces MARQVSLEMTRNIGIMAHIDAGKTTTTERILYYTGVSHKIGEVHDGAATMDWMEQEQERGITITSAATTCNWRDHRINIIDTPGHVDFTIEVERSLRVLDGAVAVFCSVGGVEPQSETVWRQADKYRVPRIAFINKMDRVGADFFRGIAMIKDRLKANPVPLQIPIGSEENYKGLVDLIEMKGIVFNDESMGATFDTIEIPADLLEQAQEYREALIEEVSSHDDVLMEKYLGGEEISNAELKAAIRQATLDIKICPVICGSAFKNKGVQHLLDAVLDYMPAPTDIPAIQGVDANTDAPIERHASDSEPFAALGFKIMTDPFVGQLCFFRVYSGVIQSGSYVYNATKGKRERIGRILKMHANKREEIKEVYAGDIAAAVGLKYTTTGDTLCAEDHAVILESIEFPEPVISIAIEPKTKADQEKLGLSLGKLASEDPSFRVKTDEETGQTIISGMGELHLEIIVDRLFREFKVEANVGKPQVAYRETITKKVKAEGKFVRQSGGRGQFGHVWLEVEPQEAGKGYEFVDAIKGGVVPREYIPAVDKGIKEALDNGVMAGFPVVDIKVTLVDGSYHEVDSSEMAFKIAGSMGFKEGCQKASPIILEPIMSVEVVVPEEYMGDVIGDLNSRRGRIMGMEGRAGAQVVASMVPLAQMFGYSTDLRSATQGRATYSMTFDHYEPVPKSVAEEIVAKVKG; this is translated from the coding sequence GTGGCACGTCAGGTTTCGTTGGAAATGACCCGTAATATCGGGATCATGGCTCACATAGATGCAGGGAAGACCACCACCACGGAGCGTATCCTCTACTACACCGGTGTTTCCCACAAGATCGGCGAAGTCCACGACGGCGCCGCTACCATGGACTGGATGGAGCAGGAGCAGGAGCGTGGCATCACCATCACCTCCGCTGCTACCACCTGCAACTGGAGAGACCATCGCATTAACATCATCGACACCCCGGGTCACGTCGACTTCACCATCGAGGTCGAGCGCTCCCTGCGTGTTCTGGACGGCGCTGTCGCCGTGTTCTGCTCGGTCGGTGGCGTAGAACCCCAGTCCGAGACCGTCTGGCGCCAGGCTGACAAGTACCGCGTTCCCCGCATCGCGTTCATCAACAAGATGGACCGCGTGGGCGCAGACTTCTTCCGCGGCATCGCCATGATCAAGGATCGGCTTAAGGCGAACCCTGTTCCGCTGCAGATCCCGATCGGGAGCGAAGAGAACTACAAGGGCCTCGTCGACCTCATCGAGATGAAGGGCATCGTCTTCAACGACGAGAGCATGGGCGCTACTTTCGACACCATCGAGATCCCGGCCGACCTGCTCGAGCAGGCTCAGGAGTACCGCGAGGCGCTGATCGAGGAAGTTTCTTCCCACGACGACGTGCTGATGGAGAAGTACCTGGGCGGCGAAGAGATCAGCAACGCCGAACTGAAGGCGGCCATCCGCCAGGCTACCCTCGACATCAAGATCTGCCCGGTCATCTGCGGTTCCGCATTCAAAAACAAGGGCGTGCAGCACCTCTTGGACGCCGTCCTCGACTACATGCCGGCTCCGACCGACATCCCCGCTATCCAGGGTGTCGACGCCAACACCGACGCGCCGATCGAGCGTCATGCTTCCGACTCCGAGCCGTTCGCTGCTCTGGGCTTCAAGATCATGACCGACCCGTTCGTAGGCCAGCTCTGCTTCTTCCGCGTCTACTCCGGCGTGATCCAGTCCGGCTCCTACGTGTACAACGCCACCAAGGGCAAGCGCGAGAGGATCGGCCGCATCCTGAAGATGCACGCCAACAAGCGTGAAGAGATCAAGGAAGTCTACGCCGGCGACATCGCCGCCGCGGTAGGCCTGAAATACACCACCACGGGCGACACGCTCTGCGCCGAGGACCATGCGGTTATCCTCGAGTCCATCGAGTTCCCCGAGCCGGTCATCTCCATCGCCATCGAGCCGAAAACCAAGGCCGATCAGGAGAAGCTGGGCCTCTCGCTCGGCAAGCTCGCTTCCGAGGACCCCTCCTTCCGCGTCAAGACGGACGAGGAGACCGGCCAGACCATCATCTCCGGCATGGGCGAGCTGCACCTGGAGATCATCGTCGACCGTCTGTTCCGCGAGTTCAAGGTAGAGGCGAACGTCGGCAAGCCGCAGGTCGCCTACCGCGAGACCATCACCAAGAAGGTCAAGGCGGAAGGGAAGTTCGTGCGCCAGTCCGGCGGTCGCGGTCAGTTCGGCCACGTCTGGCTTGAGGTCGAGCCGCAGGAAGCAGGGAAGGGCTACGAGTTCGTCGACGCCATCAAGGGCGGCGTCGTTCCCCGCGAGTACATCCCGGCGGTCGACAAGGGGATCAAGGAAGCGCTGGACAACGGCGTCATGGCCGGCTTCCCGGTCGTCGACATCAAGGTCACCCTGGTCGACGGTTCCTATCACGAGGTCGACTCCTCCGAGATGGCGTTCAAGATCGCAGGTTCCATGGGCTTCAAGGAAGGCTGCCAGAAGGCCTCCCCGATCATCCTGGAGCCGATCATGTCGGTGGAAGTCGTGGTTCCGGAGGAGTACATGGGTGACGTCATCGGCGACCTGAACTCCCGCCGCGGCCGCATCATGGGCATGGAAGGGCGCGCAGGCGCACAGGTGGTCGCATCGATGGTGCCGCTGGCACAGATGTTCGGCTACTCCACCGACCTGCGTTCCGCAACCCAGGGTCGTGCAACGTACTCCATGACCTTCGATCATTACGAGCCGGTGCCGAAGTCGGTCGCCGAGGAAATAGTAGCGAAGGTCAAAGGCTAA
- the rplD gene encoding 50S ribosomal protein L4 yields the protein MAKLDVFDIKKAKVGEIELDDAVFNDDVREYLIHEAVKIQLANRRQGTVAVKNRALVAGSGKKPFKQKGTGQARQGCRRAPQYPGGGVAFGPQPKDYNLSMNKKARKAALRSALSMLYKKDAITVVNSLELPSIKTKAFVEVLTAFNLDKTLVITDTATPTLELSARNVKHVKVLGPEGLNIFDIMKYQSVVFTEAAVRRVEGALQS from the coding sequence ATGGCAAAGCTAGACGTATTTGACATCAAGAAAGCAAAGGTCGGTGAGATCGAGCTCGACGACGCAGTCTTCAACGACGACGTCCGCGAGTACCTGATCCACGAGGCCGTAAAGATCCAGCTCGCTAACCGCAGGCAGGGTACCGTTGCCGTCAAGAACCGCGCCCTGGTGGCAGGTTCCGGCAAGAAGCCGTTCAAGCAGAAGGGAACCGGCCAGGCCCGCCAGGGTTGCCGCAGGGCTCCGCAGTACCCGGGCGGCGGCGTAGCCTTCGGTCCGCAGCCGAAAGACTACAACCTCTCCATGAACAAGAAGGCGAGGAAGGCGGCACTGAGAAGCGCTCTTTCGATGCTCTACAAGAAGGACGCAATCACTGTGGTAAACAGTCTGGAGCTTCCCTCCATCAAGACAAAGGCATTTGTTGAGGTACTAACTGCTTTTAACCTTGACAAGACGCTCGTTATCACTGATACTGCGACTCCCACTTTAGAACTGTCCGCCCGCAATGTGAAACACGTCAAGGTGCTGGGTCCTGAAGGTCTCAATATTTTCGACATTATGAAATACCAGAGCGTCGTCTTTACCGAGGCAGCCGTTCGTCGTGTTGAAGGAGCATTACAGTCATGA
- the rplC gene encoding 50S ribosomal protein L3, with the protein MNKGLIGKKLGMTQIFAEDGRRIAVTVVEAGPCVVVQKKSVAKDGYSAIQVGFGAKDASRANAAQVGHCKGAGAGVFTHYRELRMDNTDAYKLGDVIEAAVFEEGDLVDVTGTSIGKGFAGVIKRWGFKGGRSSHGSRFHRAPGSIGCSATPSRVFKNKKMPGQLGNEKVTVQRLKVVRVDAADNLILLGGAIPGSANGVVLIKDSVKAKK; encoded by the coding sequence ATGAATAAGGGATTGATTGGGAAAAAGCTGGGGATGACCCAGATATTCGCCGAAGACGGCAGGCGCATCGCTGTGACCGTCGTCGAGGCTGGGCCGTGCGTCGTCGTCCAGAAGAAGAGCGTGGCAAAGGACGGCTACTCCGCCATACAGGTCGGTTTCGGAGCGAAGGACGCCTCCAGGGCGAACGCAGCACAGGTCGGGCACTGCAAAGGCGCCGGCGCCGGCGTGTTCACCCACTACCGCGAACTGCGCATGGACAACACGGACGCCTACAAATTGGGCGACGTGATCGAGGCTGCGGTTTTCGAGGAAGGCGACCTGGTCGACGTGACCGGCACCTCCATCGGTAAGGGCTTTGCCGGCGTCATCAAGCGCTGGGGCTTCAAAGGCGGGCGGTCGAGCCACGGCTCCCGTTTCCACCGCGCCCCGGGTTCCATCGGCTGCTCCGCGACCCCCTCCAGGGTTTTCAAGAACAAGAAGATGCCGGGCCAGCTCGGTAACGAGAAGGTGACCGTGCAGCGCCTCAAGGTGGTTCGCGTTGACGCTGCTGACAATCTGATTCTGCTCGGTGGAGCGATCCCCGGTTCCGCCAACGGCGTCGTCCTGATCAAGGACTCCGTCAAGGCGAAGAAATAA
- the rpoC gene encoding DNA-directed RNA polymerase subunit beta': MEDIFNFFDKPKDPLHFSSIKISISSPDKIRERSFGEVKKPETINYRTFKPERDGLFCAKIFGPTKDYECNCGKYKRMKHRGIVCEKCGVEVIPSKVRRERLGHIDLATPVAHIWFLKSLPSRIGNLMDITLKDLEKVLYFEAYVVTDPKDTGLAFGTVFSEDQYQKALEEYSYGFEAGMGAAAIRTCLTSMDLDQLSEQLRIEMQEATSEAKRKKTAKRLKVIEAFKNSGNKPEWMILECIPVLPPELRPLVPLDGGRFATSDLNDLYRRVINRNNRLKRLMELQAPEVIIRNEKRMLQEAVDALFDNGRRGRAIAGPNKRPLKSLSDMLKGKSGRFRQNLLGKRVDYSGRSVIVVGPELRLHQCGLPKKMALELFKPFIYNKLEERGFVTTIKSAKKMVEKEKPEVWDVLEEVIKEHPVLLNRAPTLHRLGIQAFEPVLIEGKAIQLHPLVCTAFNADFDGDQMAVHLPLSVESQVEARVLMMSTNNILSPAHGKPIIVPSQDMVLGIYYMTRDKHFALGEGKIFASPDEVNIAWDAGEIHLQARIKVRMKNLVSDEKPTLIETTTGRVLLRDILPDAVPYATINKVMTKKELSNLVDVCYRLAGNKETVILADKLKAIGFRYAAKAGISISINDMVIPEGKPAIINRATEEVQEIQNQYTEGLITDGERYNKVIDIWAKSTEDIAKEMLDNLSRDTILDPEGKEVKVPSFNAIHMMADSGARGSAQQIRQLAGMRGLMAKPSGEIIETPITANFREGLTVLQYFISTHGARKGLADTALKTANSGYLTRRLVDVAQDAIITEADCGTIDGLTVSSLTEGGEVIEHIGDRILGRVALDDILDPVTGDVLVPANEEIDETLVAKIEAAGLEKVKIRSVLTCESRRGICAKCYGRDLARGHLVNRGEAVGVIAAQSIGEPGTQLTMRTFHIGGTASRRAEQTALEARNEGFAKFININYVTNSEGHHIVMNRNGELAIVDETGREREKYGVVYGAKIKVSPQEKVAQGQSVAEWDPYTMPILTEVAGRVKFGDVIEGVTMEEQVDEVTGLSRKVIIETRDTDKRPRITIKDESGKTAKIGENLLARYYLPVGSNINVLEEIEVNAGDVIAKIPRETTKTKDITGGLPRVAELFEARKPKDFAVITEIDGVVAFGKDAKGKRKVLVTPELGEPKEYLIPKGKHISVHEGDHVRAGEALMDGSSNPHDILRVLGQKELAKYLVDEVQEVYRLQGVKINDKHIETIVRQMLRRVRVKDVGDTNLLIDDQIERWVFEEENEKAMDKGGRPATAESLLLGITKASLSTESFISAASFQETTKVLTQASIEGKVDSLRGLKENVIMGRLIPAGTGLALYRNLRMVAEEPVIIPEPAEPEDEEIYEEEA; the protein is encoded by the coding sequence TTGGAAGACATTTTTAACTTTTTCGATAAGCCGAAGGACCCGCTCCACTTCTCTTCCATCAAGATCTCGATCTCCTCGCCGGACAAGATCCGCGAGCGTTCCTTCGGGGAAGTGAAGAAACCGGAAACCATAAACTACCGTACCTTCAAGCCGGAGCGCGATGGCCTCTTCTGCGCCAAGATCTTCGGACCGACCAAGGATTACGAGTGCAACTGCGGCAAGTACAAGCGCATGAAGCACCGCGGCATCGTCTGCGAGAAGTGCGGCGTCGAGGTCATCCCCTCCAAGGTGCGCCGCGAGCGCCTGGGGCACATCGACCTGGCCACCCCGGTGGCGCACATCTGGTTCCTGAAGTCGCTCCCGTCCAGGATCGGCAACCTGATGGACATCACGCTTAAGGACCTCGAGAAGGTGCTCTACTTCGAGGCCTACGTGGTAACCGATCCGAAGGACACCGGCCTTGCCTTCGGTACCGTCTTCTCTGAGGACCAGTACCAGAAGGCCCTCGAGGAATACAGCTACGGCTTCGAGGCCGGCATGGGCGCCGCTGCGATTCGCACCTGCCTCACCTCGATGGACCTGGACCAACTCTCCGAGCAGCTCCGTATCGAGATGCAGGAGGCGACCTCCGAGGCCAAGCGCAAGAAGACCGCCAAGCGCCTGAAGGTTATCGAGGCCTTCAAAAACTCCGGCAATAAGCCCGAGTGGATGATCCTCGAGTGCATCCCGGTCCTGCCGCCTGAGCTCCGTCCGCTGGTCCCTCTCGACGGCGGCCGCTTCGCTACGAGCGACCTGAACGACCTGTACCGTCGCGTCATCAACCGCAACAACCGCTTGAAGCGCCTGATGGAACTGCAGGCCCCCGAGGTCATCATCAGGAACGAGAAGCGCATGCTGCAGGAGGCGGTCGACGCGCTGTTCGACAACGGCCGCCGCGGCCGCGCCATCGCAGGCCCGAACAAGCGTCCGCTTAAGTCCCTCTCCGACATGCTCAAAGGGAAATCCGGCCGTTTCCGCCAGAACCTCCTCGGTAAGCGTGTCGACTACTCCGGCCGTTCCGTTATCGTCGTCGGTCCGGAGCTTCGCCTGCACCAGTGCGGTCTGCCGAAGAAGATGGCCCTCGAGCTCTTCAAGCCGTTCATCTACAACAAGCTCGAGGAGCGCGGTTTCGTCACCACCATCAAGAGCGCCAAGAAGATGGTGGAGAAGGAGAAGCCGGAAGTCTGGGACGTGCTCGAGGAGGTTATCAAGGAGCACCCGGTTCTGCTGAACCGCGCCCCGACCCTGCACCGCTTGGGCATCCAGGCTTTTGAACCGGTGCTCATCGAAGGAAAGGCGATCCAGCTCCACCCGCTGGTCTGCACCGCCTTCAACGCCGACTTCGACGGCGACCAGATGGCCGTCCACCTCCCCCTCTCGGTTGAGAGCCAGGTGGAGGCGCGCGTCCTCATGATGTCGACCAACAACATCCTGTCGCCGGCGCACGGCAAGCCGATCATCGTGCCGTCGCAGGACATGGTTCTCGGGATCTACTACATGACCCGCGATAAGCACTTCGCGCTGGGGGAAGGGAAGATCTTCGCCTCCCCGGACGAGGTCAACATCGCCTGGGACGCGGGTGAGATCCACCTGCAGGCGCGTATCAAGGTCAGGATGAAGAACCTCGTCTCGGACGAGAAGCCGACCCTGATCGAGACCACCACCGGCCGCGTGCTTTTGCGCGACATCCTGCCGGATGCCGTGCCGTATGCAACCATCAACAAGGTCATGACCAAGAAGGAGCTCTCCAACCTGGTCGACGTCTGCTACCGTCTGGCCGGGAACAAGGAGACGGTCATCCTCGCCGACAAGCTGAAGGCGATCGGTTTCCGCTACGCGGCGAAAGCCGGCATCTCCATCTCGATCAACGACATGGTCATCCCGGAAGGAAAGCCCGCCATCATCAACCGCGCCACCGAAGAGGTGCAGGAGATCCAGAACCAGTACACCGAGGGTCTCATCACCGACGGCGAGCGCTACAACAAGGTCATCGACATCTGGGCGAAATCCACCGAGGACATCGCCAAGGAGATGCTGGACAACCTCTCCCGCGACACCATCCTGGACCCGGAAGGGAAGGAAGTGAAGGTTCCCTCCTTCAACGCGATCCACATGATGGCCGACTCGGGCGCAAGGGGTAGCGCGCAGCAGATCCGCCAGCTGGCAGGGATGAGGGGACTCATGGCCAAACCTTCGGGCGAGATCATCGAGACCCCGATCACGGCGAACTTTCGCGAAGGCCTCACCGTGCTCCAGTACTTCATCTCCACCCACGGCGCACGTAAGGGTCTGGCCGATACCGCGCTCAAGACGGCGAACTCCGGTTACCTTACCCGCCGTCTGGTCGACGTCGCGCAGGACGCCATCATCACCGAGGCCGACTGCGGCACCATCGACGGGCTCACCGTCTCCTCCCTCACCGAGGGTGGCGAGGTGATCGAGCACATCGGCGACCGTATCCTCGGGCGCGTGGCTCTCGACGACATCCTCGACCCGGTCACCGGCGACGTGCTGGTCCCGGCCAACGAGGAGATCGACGAGACGCTGGTGGCGAAGATCGAAGCCGCCGGCCTCGAGAAGGTCAAGATCCGCTCGGTGCTCACCTGCGAGAGCCGCCGCGGCATCTGCGCCAAGTGCTACGGCCGCGACCTGGCACGCGGGCACCTGGTGAACCGCGGCGAGGCGGTCGGCGTCATCGCCGCCCAGTCCATCGGCGAGCCGGGCACCCAGCTCACCATGCGTACCTTCCACATCGGTGGTACCGCTTCGAGGCGCGCCGAGCAGACCGCGTTGGAGGCGAGGAACGAGGGTTTCGCCAAGTTCATCAACATCAACTACGTCACCAACTCGGAAGGGCACCACATCGTCATGAACCGCAACGGCGAGCTCGCCATCGTGGACGAGACCGGGCGCGAGCGCGAGAAGTACGGCGTCGTCTACGGTGCGAAGATCAAGGTGAGCCCGCAAGAGAAGGTCGCCCAGGGGCAGTCGGTCGCCGAGTGGGACCCGTACACCATGCCGATCCTCACCGAGGTCGCCGGCCGGGTCAAGTTCGGGGACGTCATCGAGGGCGTCACCATGGAGGAGCAGGTCGACGAAGTCACCGGTCTCTCCAGGAAGGTCATCATCGAGACCCGCGACACCGACAAGCGTCCGCGCATCACCATCAAGGACGAGAGCGGCAAGACCGCCAAGATCGGCGAGAACCTTCTGGCCCGCTACTACCTCCCGGTCGGCTCCAACATCAACGTGCTGGAAGAAATCGAGGTGAACGCAGGCGACGTAATCGCCAAGATCCCGCGCGAAACCACCAAGACCAAGGACATCACCGGTGGTCTGCCGCGTGTTGCCGAGCTCTTCGAAGCGAGGAAACCGAAGGACTTCGCGGTCATCACCGAGATCGACGGCGTGGTCGCCTTCGGCAAGGACGCCAAGGGTAAGCGCAAGGTACTGGTCACTCCGGAACTCGGCGAGCCCAAGGAATACCTGATCCCCAAGGGGAAGCACATCAGCGTCCACGAAGGGGACCATGTCCGCGCCGGCGAGGCGCTCATGGACGGCTCCTCCAACCCGCACGACATCCTGCGCGTCCTCGGCCAGAAAGAACTGGCCAAGTACCTGGTCGACGAGGTCCAGGAGGTGTATCGACTCCAGGGCGTCAAGATCAACGACAAGCACATCGAGACCATCGTACGTCAGATGCTGCGCCGCGTCAGGGTCAAGGATGTCGGCGATACCAATCTGCTCATCGACGATCAGATCGAGCGCTGGGTCTTTGAGGAAGAAAACGAAAAGGCGATGGACAAAGGCGGGCGTCCTGCAACTGCTGAGTCATTGCTCCTTGGCATAACCAAGGCGTCGCTCTCTACCGAGTCATTTATTTCTGCTGCTTCCTTCCAGGAGACAACAAAAGTATTGACACAAGCATCGATTGAAGGTAAGGTCGATAGTCTTCGCGGTCTCAAAGAGAACGTGATTATGGGCCGCTTGATCCCGGCGGGAACGGGATTGGCTCTTTACCGCAACCTACGCATGGTTGCTGAGGAGCCAGTAATCATTCCGGAGCCAGCAGAACCGGAAGATGAAGAAATCTACGAAGAAGAAGCCTAG
- the rpsJ gene encoding 30S ribosomal protein S10 produces MPSQKIRIRLKAYDHKLLDTSVGEIVDTAKRTGARVAGPIPLPTVINKYCVLRGPHVDKKSREQFEIRTHKRLIDILEPTQQTVDALMKLDLSAGVDVEIKL; encoded by the coding sequence ATGCCTAGTCAGAAAATTAGAATTCGCTTGAAAGCATACGACCACAAGCTGCTTGATACCTCTGTTGGCGAGATCGTCGACACCGCGAAAAGAACCGGCGCACGCGTTGCCGGCCCGATTCCGTTGCCGACCGTGATCAACAAGTACTGCGTGCTTCGTGGACCGCACGTCGACAAGAAGTCGCGCGAGCAGTTCGAGATCAGGACCCACAAGCGCCTGATCGACATCCTCGAGCCGACTCAGCAGACCGTTGACGCTCTGATGAAACTCGACCTCTCCGCAGGTGTGGACGTCGAGATCAAGCTTTAA
- the tuf gene encoding elongation factor Tu → MAKAKFERTKPHVNIGTIGHVDHGKTTLTAAITKVLAGKGQAEFKAFDQIDNAPEERERGITIATAHVEYETDKRHYAHVDCPGHADYVKNMITGAAQMDGAILVVSAADGPMPQTREHILLARQVGVPYIVVFLNKADMVDDEELLELVELEVRELLSSYDFPGDDIPIIKGSALKGLEGDTGELGEQAIMKLMEAVDTYIPEPVRAIDKPFLMPVEDVFSISGRGTVATGRVERGIVKVGEEVEVVGIKTTTKTTVTGVEMFRKLLDEGRAGDNIGALLRGVKREDIERGQVLAKPGSITPHTKFKAEAYILSKEEGGRHTPFFNGYRPQFYFRTTDVTGVVDLEAGVEMVMPGDNVSVTVNLITPIAMDEGLRFAIREGGRTVGAGVVASIIE, encoded by the coding sequence ATGGCAAAAGCTAAATTTGAAAGAACCAAGCCGCACGTTAACATCGGCACCATCGGCCACGTCGACCACGGCAAGACTACCCTGACCGCGGCAATCACCAAGGTACTCGCAGGCAAAGGCCAGGCCGAGTTCAAGGCGTTCGACCAGATCGACAACGCACCGGAAGAGCGCGAGCGTGGTATCACCATCGCTACCGCCCACGTCGAGTACGAGACCGACAAGCGTCACTACGCTCACGTCGACTGCCCGGGCCACGCCGACTACGTAAAGAACATGATCACCGGTGCGGCGCAGATGGACGGCGCCATCCTGGTTGTTTCCGCAGCAGACGGCCCGATGCCGCAGACCCGTGAGCACATCCTGCTCGCGCGTCAGGTCGGCGTCCCCTACATCGTCGTGTTCCTGAACAAGGCCGACATGGTGGACGACGAGGAGCTCCTCGAGCTGGTCGAGCTGGAAGTTCGCGAACTCCTCTCCTCCTATGACTTCCCGGGCGACGATATCCCCATCATCAAGGGTTCCGCTCTCAAAGGGCTCGAAGGCGACACCGGCGAGCTGGGCGAGCAGGCCATCATGAAGCTGATGGAAGCTGTCGACACCTACATCCCGGAGCCGGTTCGCGCCATCGACAAGCCGTTCCTGATGCCGGTCGAGGACGTGTTCTCCATCTCCGGTCGCGGTACCGTCGCAACCGGCCGTGTCGAGCGCGGCATCGTGAAAGTCGGCGAGGAAGTCGAGGTTGTCGGCATCAAGACCACCACCAAAACCACCGTCACCGGCGTCGAGATGTTCCGTAAGCTCCTCGACGAAGGTCGCGCAGGCGACAACATCGGCGCGCTGCTGCGTGGCGTGAAGCGTGAGGACATCGAGCGCGGCCAGGTTCTGGCCAAGCCGGGCTCCATCACCCCGCACACCAAGTTCAAGGCAGAAGCCTACATCCTCTCCAAAGAGGAAGGTGGCCGTCACACCCCGTTCTTCAACGGCTACCGTCCGCAGTTCTACTTCAGGACCACCGACGTGACCGGCGTGGTCGACCTCGAGGCAGGCGTCGAGATGGTTATGCCGGGCGACAACGTCTCGGTGACCGTCAACCTGATCACCCCGATCGCCATGGACGAAGGTCTGCGCTTCGCAATCCGCGAAGGCGGCCGTACCGTCGGCGCCGGTGTCGTAGCCTCCATCATCGAATAA